From one Cyanobacterium stanieri PCC 7202 genomic stretch:
- a CDS encoding hypothetical protein (KEGG: mar:MAE_41110 hypothetical protein~SPTR: Putative uncharacterized protein ycf39), with product MINTIKGLSTIKLSTSQIILMLGLSSLGILTGVTPEYHTQSNSFKISNQVLAQSFSDADLTRYAQAAIEIERLRRSTFANIESIVGQERSSQLACHQKDSINELPSNARTMMNDFCQNSEVIVRRNGLTMNQFNQITQQVRQDNELRSRLRDITRQL from the coding sequence ATGATTAATACTATTAAAGGTTTATCTACAATAAAATTATCTACCAGTCAAATTATTTTAATGTTAGGTCTAAGTAGCTTAGGAATCTTAACAGGGGTAACCCCAGAATATCACACCCAATCAAACAGCTTTAAAATAAGTAATCAAGTCCTTGCCCAAAGTTTTTCTGACGCAGATTTAACTCGCTATGCTCAAGCTGCCATCGAAATAGAAAGATTAAGACGTTCTACTTTTGCCAATATCGAAAGTATTGTCGGACAAGAAAGAAGTAGTCAGTTAGCCTGTCATCAAAAAGATTCTATCAATGAGTTACCCAGTAATGCTCGTACCATGATGAATGATTTTTGCCAAAATTCAGAGGTGATTGTCAGACGAAATGGATTGACCATGAATCAATTTAACCAAATTACTCAGCAAGTTAGACAAGATAACGAATTGAGAAGTAGATTAAGAGATATTACCCGTCAATTATAA
- a CDS encoding hypothetical protein (KEGG: cyc:PCC7424_0064 hypothetical protein~SPTR: Putative uncharacterized protein), whose protein sequence is MKKVTYQETIDKISLFTISICTIIILILVIGSRVCPNDICLFSTNPHVERFSWDSRKINSNDNAFILDFDRPVSRESVEDNLEIEPALPGRISWAGKRLVYTLNNVIPYGRSYRLSLKDAQEQFRGREELGAEIEPFVGQFQSRDKAFAYVGSEGAETGRLILNNTTKENQTILTPENLTVVDFKFTPNTEKIIFSASERNNNQDGVRDLFIYEVTTGLSDDGNPKIPGQLKTILGKDNYLNNRFDLAGENGDIIIVQRIRKDDPTDFDLWKIEEGKIPQKLNTDGGSFIITPDRSAIAIAQGEGISIVPIQRQQEEVESLNFLPQYGQVLTFTRDGTGAAMINFNTDNPELRYTRSLFYVNNQGVEKELVTIEGSIVDCEFSPNGNSLFCLLTELIETETEFQEKPYFVGIDIESENVIPLLALPHYQDIRISISPDGSGILFDQLVTESMMDENNMLDDMPAGELFSDSAELILTSRLWLLNLPRADSPQASLQELPIGGLKPQWSP, encoded by the coding sequence ATGAAAAAAGTTACTTACCAAGAAACCATCGATAAAATATCTTTATTTACCATAAGTATATGTACAATAATTATTCTAATTTTGGTCATTGGTAGTAGAGTTTGCCCTAACGATATTTGTTTATTTAGTACCAATCCCCATGTAGAAAGATTTTCTTGGGATAGTCGTAAAATAAACTCCAATGATAACGCTTTTATCCTTGACTTTGATCGCCCCGTATCTCGAGAAAGTGTAGAAGATAATTTAGAAATTGAACCTGCCTTACCCGGTAGAATTAGCTGGGCAGGAAAAAGATTAGTTTACACTCTAAATAATGTTATTCCCTACGGTAGAAGTTATCGTTTATCATTAAAAGATGCCCAAGAACAATTTAGAGGCAGAGAAGAATTAGGAGCCGAAATAGAACCTTTTGTAGGACAATTTCAGAGTCGAGATAAGGCTTTTGCCTATGTGGGTAGTGAAGGGGCAGAAACAGGAAGATTAATCCTGAATAATACAACCAAAGAAAATCAAACTATTTTAACCCCTGAAAATTTAACGGTAGTGGACTTTAAGTTTACTCCTAATACAGAAAAAATTATTTTTTCTGCTTCCGAAAGAAATAATAATCAAGATGGTGTTAGGGATTTATTTATTTATGAAGTAACCACTGGTTTATCTGATGATGGTAATCCCAAAATTCCGGGACAATTAAAGACCATTTTAGGAAAAGACAACTATTTAAATAATCGTTTTGATTTGGCAGGGGAAAATGGTGATATTATTATTGTGCAAAGAATACGCAAAGATGACCCCACGGATTTTGATTTGTGGAAAATTGAAGAGGGCAAAATTCCTCAAAAACTCAATACTGATGGTGGTAGTTTTATTATAACTCCAGATCGAAGTGCGATCGCCATTGCCCAAGGAGAAGGTATTTCCATCGTACCTATTCAAAGACAACAAGAAGAAGTAGAATCCTTGAACTTTTTACCCCAATATGGACAGGTGTTAACCTTTACTAGGGATGGTACAGGAGCCGCTATGATTAACTTTAATACAGATAATCCTGAATTACGTTACACTCGCTCATTGTTTTACGTTAATAATCAGGGGGTGGAAAAAGAATTAGTAACCATCGAAGGCTCAATAGTTGATTGCGAATTTTCTCCTAATGGCAATAGTCTTTTTTGCCTTTTAACAGAATTAATAGAAACCGAAACCGAATTTCAGGAAAAACCTTATTTTGTGGGGATTGACATTGAATCGGAGAATGTCATTCCATTATTAGCACTTCCCCATTATCAAGATATAAGAATTAGTATATCCCCTGATGGTTCTGGTATTTTGTTTGATCAACTGGTAACAGAAAGTATGATGGATGAGAATAATATGCTAGATGATATGCCTGCAGGAGAATTGTTTAGTGACTCAGCAGAATTAATCTTAACCAGTCGTTTATGGTTATTAAATTTACCTAGAGCCGATTCTCCTCAAGCATCCTTACAAGAGTTGCCCATTGGAGGTTTAAAGCCCCAATGGAGTCCATGA
- a CDS encoding carbohydrate ABC transporter ATP-binding protein, CUT1 family (PFAM: ABC transporter; TOBE domain~COGs: COG3839 ABC-type sugar transport systems ATPase components~InterPro IPR003439:IPR013611:IPR017871:IPR003593~KEGG: syn:slr1224 cytoplasmic membrane protein for maltose uptake~PFAM: ABC transporter related; Transport-associated OB domain-containing protein~SMART: AAA ATPase~SPTR: TOBE domain family), whose protein sequence is MPMAVEEKKSSLEDNTHVLKGINLEIREGEFMVLVGPSGCGKSTLLRLIAGLEEITAGKICIGDRTVNNLPPKSRDIAMVFQNYALYPHLRVYDNIAFGLRRMNPEKKKFSPPKILGNLSRALPPRLRYLSQEEKNIQAKVLQVAQLLQIDHLLDRLPKQLSGGQKQRVALGRAIARNPQAFLMDEPLSNLDAKLRTETRSQIVKLQKQLQVTTIYVTHDQTEAMTMGDRIAIMNNGEIQQVATPLEVYRQPANKFVAQFIGSPAMNFIEMDYLKQESMIIHHSFKIKLPPKYLEILANYNYEKIELGIRPEHFYITQESDQSLFCTINMIESLGNETLLGVTLNSSPKQDLQIRIFGDDLFSIGEQIHLGINLDKVSFFDSYQGRNIFLI, encoded by the coding sequence ATGCCCATGGCTGTGGAAGAAAAAAAATCCTCCCTTGAGGATAATACCCATGTACTTAAAGGTATCAATTTAGAAATTAGGGAAGGGGAATTTATGGTTTTGGTGGGCCCCTCGGGATGTGGTAAGAGTACCCTACTAAGATTAATTGCTGGTTTAGAAGAGATTACGGCGGGTAAAATTTGTATAGGCGATCGCACTGTCAACAATTTACCACCAAAATCGAGGGATATTGCCATGGTATTCCAAAACTATGCCCTATATCCTCATCTGCGAGTATATGATAATATCGCCTTTGGTTTACGGCGGATGAATCCTGAGAAAAAGAAATTTTCTCCCCCCAAAATTCTGGGAAACCTCAGCCGTGCCTTACCCCCTCGTTTACGTTATTTAAGTCAAGAAGAAAAAAATATCCAAGCCAAAGTTTTGCAAGTGGCGCAGTTGTTACAAATTGATCATCTTTTGGATAGATTGCCCAAACAATTATCAGGAGGGCAAAAACAACGGGTTGCCCTTGGGCGCGCCATTGCCCGTAATCCCCAAGCCTTTTTGATGGATGAGCCTCTTTCTAATTTGGATGCTAAACTAAGAACAGAAACCCGTAGTCAAATTGTTAAACTACAAAAACAATTACAGGTAACTACTATCTATGTTACCCATGATCAAACCGAAGCTATGACTATGGGCGATCGCATTGCCATTATGAATAATGGAGAAATTCAACAGGTAGCAACACCTTTAGAAGTATATCGACAACCAGCCAATAAGTTTGTAGCTCAATTTATCGGCTCACCTGCCATGAACTTCATTGAAATGGACTATCTAAAACAAGAGTCTATGATTATTCATCATAGTTTTAAAATTAAATTGCCTCCAAAATATCTTGAGATATTGGCTAATTATAACTATGAAAAAATAGAATTAGGCATTCGACCAGAGCATTTTTATATCACCCAAGAAAGCGATCAATCTTTATTTTGTACCATTAATATGATCGAGTCTTTGGGTAACGAAACTCTTTTGGGAGTCACCTTAAATTCTTCCCCTAAACAAGATTTACAGATCAGAATTTTTGGGGATGATTTATTTTCCATCGGAGAACAAATACACTTAGGTATTAATTTGGATAAAGTTAGTTTTTTTGATTCTTATCAGGGGAGAAATATTTTTCTTATTTGA
- a CDS encoding NADH dehydrogenase subunit L (PFAM: NADH-Ubiquinone oxidoreductase (complex I), chain 5 C-terminus; NADH-Ubiquinone oxidoreductase (complex I), chain 5 N-terminus; NADH-Ubiquinone/plastoquinone (complex I), various chains~TIGRFAM: proton-translocating NADH-quinone oxidoreductase, chain L~COGs: COG1009 NADH:ubiquinone oxidoreductase subunit 5 (chain L)/Multisubunit Na+/H+ antiporter MnhA subunit~InterProIPR003945:IPR001516:IPR001750:IPR003916:IPR 018393~KEGG: cyt:cce_2295 NAD(P)H-quinone oxidoreductase subunit F~PFAM: NADH/Ubiquinone/plastoquinone (complex I); NADH-Ubiquinone oxidoreductase (complex I) chain 5/L domain protein~SPTR: NADH dehydrogenase subunit 5;~TIGRFAM: proton-translocating NADH-quinone oxidoreductase, chain L), translating into MDSLQLYEYAWLVPTLPLLSAMIVGIGLISFNQATNKLRQVNSIFIISTLGACLALSVALFWSQWQGAEPYTQMIEWASAGDFSLSMGYTIDHLSSLMLVIVTTVALLVMIYTDGYMAHDESYVRFYAYLSIFSASMLGLVVSPNLVQVYIFWELVGMCSYLLIGFWYDRKAAADACQKAFVTNRVGDFGLLLGMLGLYWATGSFDFGEMGIRLHESVVSGQLAGWLAAFLAILVFLGPVAKSAQFPLHVWLPDAMEGPTPISALIHAATMVAAGVFLIARMYPVFEPIPVAMDLVAWVGCFTALLGATIALTQNDIKKGLAYSTISQLGYMVMAMGIGAYSAGLFHLMTHAYFKAMLFLCSGSVIHGMEEVVGHEPVLAQDMRLMGNLRKYMPITSSCFLIGTLAICGIPPFAGFWSKDEILGLAFEANPALWLIGWLTAGLTAFYMFRMYFMTFEGDFRGKDHKIQEELLAAANVIPTDEGHHGDKPHESPLTMTFPLMMLAIPSVLVGFLGMPWNNRFEEFIASPNEAVTEVAHHFDLTEFLIMAGNSVGIALIGITVASLMYSRKKIDPSAIASKFPTLYQFSLNKWYFDDIYDSVFVKGCRRIARGIMEVDYKVVDGAVNLTGLFTIVSGEGLKYLENGRAQFYALIVFGAVLGFVIAFSVIG; encoded by the coding sequence ATGGACAGTTTACAATTATATGAATATGCTTGGTTAGTGCCAACTTTACCCCTACTCTCCGCAATGATAGTGGGTATTGGCTTAATCTCTTTTAACCAAGCAACCAATAAACTAAGACAAGTAAATTCAATCTTTATTATCTCCACATTGGGAGCCTGTCTCGCCTTATCTGTGGCTCTTTTTTGGAGTCAGTGGCAGGGTGCCGAACCTTATACCCAAATGATTGAATGGGCTTCGGCGGGGGACTTTTCCCTGAGTATGGGTTACACCATCGATCACCTGAGTTCCCTAATGTTGGTCATTGTCACCACCGTAGCATTATTGGTGATGATTTACACCGATGGTTACATGGCGCATGATGAAAGCTATGTGCGCTTTTATGCCTATTTGAGTATCTTTAGTGCTTCGATGTTGGGTTTAGTAGTTAGCCCCAACCTTGTGCAGGTGTATATCTTCTGGGAATTGGTGGGGATGTGTTCTTACCTACTCATCGGCTTTTGGTACGATCGCAAAGCGGCCGCCGATGCTTGTCAAAAGGCTTTTGTCACCAACCGTGTGGGGGATTTCGGTTTATTATTAGGGATGCTTGGTTTATACTGGGCCACTGGTAGCTTTGACTTTGGCGAAATGGGCATCAGACTTCATGAGTCGGTCGTCTCAGGGCAACTTGCTGGGTGGTTAGCGGCGTTTCTTGCTATTTTGGTCTTTTTGGGTCCTGTGGCAAAATCAGCCCAGTTCCCGCTCCATGTATGGCTCCCTGATGCCATGGAAGGCCCTACCCCCATCTCTGCTTTGATTCATGCTGCTACCATGGTAGCGGCAGGGGTATTTTTGATCGCTAGAATGTATCCTGTATTTGAGCCTATCCCTGTGGCGATGGATTTAGTGGCTTGGGTGGGTTGTTTTACTGCCCTCTTGGGTGCGACCATTGCCTTGACTCAAAATGATATTAAAAAGGGTTTGGCATATTCTACTATTTCCCAGTTAGGATATATGGTGATGGCTATGGGTATCGGTGCTTATAGTGCTGGTTTATTTCACCTCATGACCCATGCTTATTTTAAAGCGATGCTTTTCCTCTGTTCTGGTTCTGTAATCCATGGTATGGAGGAAGTGGTAGGACATGAGCCTGTATTAGCACAGGATATGCGCTTGATGGGTAATTTACGGAAATATATGCCCATTACCTCTAGTTGTTTCTTGATTGGTACTTTGGCGATTTGTGGTATTCCTCCTTTTGCTGGATTTTGGTCGAAGGATGAAATTTTAGGCTTAGCTTTTGAAGCAAATCCTGCTCTATGGTTAATCGGTTGGTTAACCGCTGGTTTGACTGCTTTTTATATGTTCCGTATGTATTTTATGACCTTTGAGGGTGACTTTAGAGGCAAGGATCATAAAATTCAAGAGGAGTTATTAGCTGCGGCGAATGTTATTCCCACTGATGAAGGACATCACGGCGACAAACCCCATGAGTCTCCTTTAACCATGACTTTTCCATTGATGATGTTGGCGATTCCTTCTGTGTTGGTGGGTTTCTTGGGTATGCCTTGGAATAATCGTTTTGAGGAATTTATTGCTTCTCCTAATGAGGCGGTGACGGAAGTTGCTCATCATTTTGATTTGACTGAGTTTCTGATCATGGCTGGTAATTCTGTTGGTATTGCTTTGATTGGGATTACCGTGGCTTCTTTGATGTATAGCCGTAAGAAAATTGACCCAAGTGCGATCGCCTCTAAATTCCCCACTTTATACCAATTTTCCCTCAATAAGTGGTATTTTGACGATATTTATGACAGCGTTTTTGTCAAGGGTTGTCGTCGTATCGCTAGGGGTATCATGGAGGTTGATTACAAGGTGGTAGATGGTGCTGTTAACCTCACTGGTTTATTTACCATCGTCAGTGGTGAAGGCTTGAAGTATTTAGAAAATGGACGGGCACAATTTTACGCTCTTATCGTTTTTGGTGCTGTATTAGGCTTTGTCATTGCCTTTAGTGTCATTGGCTAA
- a CDS encoding protein of unknown function DUF820 (PFAM: Protein of unknown function (DUF820)~COGs: COG4636 conserved hypothetical protein~InterPro IPR008538~KEGG: cyc:PCC7424_4107 protein of unknown function DUF820~PFAM: protein of unknown function DUF820~SPTR: Putative uncharacterized protein) gives MIQALFTDNYLEFEEFIEWYPASTEYHYELHNGTIVQMPKPKGKHSQIAGFLMTELTLEIRRLKLPYFFPKECLIKGDRFSGYEPDGIILDKNIIENEPLWEKQSTLLSGNAIQLIIEIVSGNWSDDYALKLDAYENLGIKEYWIVDYLGLGGRKFIGNPKQPTLTIYSLENGEYQSNQFRDNEVIKSTIFPELSLNTQQIFRGDL, from the coding sequence ATGATACAAGCATTATTTACAGACAATTATTTAGAATTTGAAGAATTTATAGAATGGTATCCTGCATCAACGGAATACCACTATGAATTACACAATGGAACCATCGTACAAATGCCAAAACCAAAAGGAAAACATTCTCAAATAGCTGGGTTTTTAATGACAGAATTAACCCTAGAAATAAGACGCTTAAAACTTCCTTATTTTTTCCCAAAAGAATGTTTAATTAAGGGCGATCGCTTCTCAGGTTATGAGCCAGATGGAATTATTTTAGATAAAAACATTATTGAAAATGAACCATTATGGGAAAAACAATCAACATTATTATCGGGAAATGCGATTCAACTAATAATTGAAATCGTGAGTGGAAATTGGAGTGATGATTATGCTTTAAAATTAGATGCTTATGAAAACTTAGGCATCAAAGAATATTGGATAGTTGACTATTTAGGTTTAGGAGGACGTAAATTTATTGGCAACCCAAAACAACCCACCCTAACTATTTATAGTTTAGAAAATGGAGAATATCAAAGTAATCAATTTCGAGACAATGAAGTAATTAAATCTACTATTTTTCCAGAACTAAGCCTTAATACTCAGCAGATTTTTAGAGGAGACTTGTAA
- a CDS encoding ABC transporter related protein (PFAM: ABC transporter~COGs: COG1122 ABC-type cobalt transport system ATPase component~InterPro IPR003439:IPR017871:IPR003593~KEGG: npu:Npun_R5482 ABC transporter related~PFAM: ABC transporter related~SMART: AAA ATPase~SPTR: ABC transporter-like protein), with amino-acid sequence MLSLKNVGYHPAASPIPIIENISFNLEPQTLGLIVGKSGSGKTTLLEILAGLAENTSGKICWKKEEITSVELQQLSGLVFQFPERHFCGSNVLEELRLGHPELSAIKVKEALTEVGLGHISYEVPPHALSGGQQRRLSLAVQLIRQPNILLLDEPTAGLDWVMRDQLVNLLAKLKQHWTLLIVTHDASDLISIADHCWRIEAGKIEVVTPSDFTVKPRLQLVMDS; translated from the coding sequence ATGCTTTCCTTAAAAAATGTTGGTTATCACCCCGCAGCGAGTCCTATTCCCATCATTGAAAACATTAGTTTTAACCTCGAACCCCAAACACTAGGATTAATTGTCGGCAAAAGTGGCTCAGGAAAAACCACCCTCCTTGAAATATTAGCAGGATTAGCCGAAAACACCAGCGGAAAAATTTGCTGGAAAAAAGAAGAAATCACTTCCGTAGAACTACAACAACTAAGCGGATTAGTGTTCCAATTTCCCGAAAGACATTTTTGTGGCTCTAACGTATTAGAAGAATTACGTTTAGGACATCCCGAATTAAGTGCCATCAAAGTAAAAGAAGCCCTCACCGAAGTCGGTTTAGGACATATCAGTTATGAAGTTCCACCCCACGCCCTTAGTGGAGGACAACAAAGACGCTTATCCCTTGCAGTGCAACTAATCCGCCAACCAAATATTTTACTCCTAGACGAACCCACCGCAGGATTAGACTGGGTAATGCGTGATCAACTGGTAAATCTTTTAGCAAAATTAAAACAACATTGGACACTGTTGATTGTTACCCATGATGCCAGTGATTTAATTTCTATTGCTGATCATTGTTGGCGTATCGAAGCAGGAAAAATTGAAGTTGTTACTCCCTCCGATTTTACGGTTAAACCACGGTTACAATTGGTCATGGATAGTTAA
- a CDS encoding Tetratricopeptide repeat protein (InterPro IPR019734:IPR013026~KEGG: cyc:PCC7424_0876 tetratricopeptide domain protein~SMART: Tetratricopeptide repeat~SPTR: Tetratricopeptide domain protein;~manually curated), with protein sequence MQDKSNKLVSSLFRVRRRGAFIFSTIALTTLSWGFSMGVGLAADPFRTNNARDIGEKTEQAFKALFEEGNYPRAKRLLDEAKQSETNDPLVPALRASLAYTEEDWSGMESYANETVRVARAIATADPLRSSLYLAVGNFLQGAHKFQTSGPMAAIGQLQSVFRYFEQAERIDRNDPELNLIKGYFNLILAVNLPFSSPTQAINQLQQFASPQYLVHRGIAIAYRDLKDFDQALTFANKAVQSTPNNPEIHYLRGQILREKGMRDNNVNTLEEALRSFDIAMEKIDQTPVEATQEPLRRDRTSTIEALARFRGFTE encoded by the coding sequence ATGCAAGATAAGAGTAACAAGTTGGTTTCTTCTTTATTTCGGGTTCGTCGTCGGGGGGCTTTTATTTTCTCTACGATCGCCCTTACGACTTTATCTTGGGGGTTTTCTATGGGGGTTGGTTTAGCGGCTGATCCTTTTAGGACTAATAATGCCCGTGATATTGGAGAAAAAACTGAACAGGCTTTTAAGGCTCTTTTTGAGGAGGGGAATTATCCCCGTGCTAAAAGGTTGTTGGATGAGGCGAAACAGTCGGAAACTAATGATCCTTTAGTACCTGCCCTACGGGCTTCTTTGGCTTATACCGAGGAGGATTGGAGTGGTATGGAATCCTATGCTAATGAGACGGTAAGGGTGGCAAGGGCGATCGCCACGGCCGATCCTTTGCGTAGTAGCCTATATTTGGCAGTGGGTAATTTTTTACAAGGCGCCCATAAATTCCAAACCAGTGGACCCATGGCGGCTATTGGTCAATTACAGTCAGTTTTTCGTTATTTTGAACAGGCGGAAAGAATTGATCGTAATGATCCTGAGTTAAATTTGATTAAGGGTTATTTTAATTTGATTTTGGCGGTGAATCTTCCTTTTTCTAGCCCTACCCAAGCTATTAATCAGTTACAGCAGTTTGCTAGTCCTCAGTATTTGGTACATCGGGGCATTGCGATCGCCTACAGGGATCTCAAAGACTTTGATCAAGCCCTCACCTTTGCCAATAAAGCAGTCCAAAGCACCCCCAATAACCCAGAAATTCATTACCTCCGTGGTCAAATTTTACGGGAAAAGGGGATGCGTGATAACAATGTTAATACCCTAGAAGAAGCCCTGAGAAGTTTTGATATTGCCATGGAAAAAATTGACCAAACGCCCGTGGAAGCCACTCAAGAACCCTTAAGGCGCGATCGCACCAGCACCATTGAAGCCCTAGCCAGATTTCGAGGATTTACCGAATAA
- a CDS encoding photosystem I reaction center subunit PsaK (PFAM: Photosystem I psaG / psaK~TIGRFAM: photosystem I reaction center subunit PsaK~InterPro IPR017492:IPR000549~KEGG: cyt:cce_0400 photosystem I reaction center subunit X~PFAM: photosystem I psaG/psaK protein~SPTR: Photosystem I reaction center subunit X;~TIGRFAM: photosystem I reaction center subunit PsaK), with product MFQFTSIIATAIPTTIEWSPNVAFTMIVCNIVAIAIGKFTIKYPSEGPQLPSPNLFGGMGFPALLATTSLGHLIGAGVILGLSNLGAL from the coding sequence ATGTTTCAATTTACTTCTATCATTGCTACTGCAATTCCTACCACCATTGAATGGAGTCCTAATGTAGCTTTTACCATGATTGTTTGCAATATCGTTGCGATCGCCATTGGTAAATTCACCATCAAATATCCTAGCGAAGGGCCTCAATTACCTTCTCCTAATCTCTTTGGCGGTATGGGATTCCCCGCTTTATTAGCGACCACTAGCTTAGGTCATCTAATTGGTGCTGGTGTAATCTTGGGATTGTCAAATTTAGGCGCTTTATAA
- a CDS encoding SSU ribosomal protein S1P (PFAM: S1 RNA binding domain~COGs: COG0539 Ribosomal protein S1~InterPro IPR003029:IPR000110~KEGG: cyc:PCC7424_1211 RNA binding S1 domain protein~PFAM: RNA binding S1 domain protein~SPTR: RNA binding S1 domain protein), protein MTANSNPSQGQNAANFSMDDFAQALEQEQYDYHFNKGEIVKGKVFQHDPSGVYVDIGGKSPGFVPLSEAAWQSFGDVSEVLPLDQEFEFLIIKEQDSEGQVKLSRRQLYIDQAWDNLTEVQEKGKLVQMLVTGVNRGGVIGQIDGLRAFIPRSHLIEKENFEELVDQTLPANILQLDRGQNKIVLTQRNIAKSSAMAQLQEHQVVQGKVVKLQPYGVFVDFGGVAGLLHIKQISGGHIDSVSHIFKVGEEIKVVVMEIDTVKNRISLSTKVLETYPGEFLEKRELVMDTAEERWANHQTKKEESSN, encoded by the coding sequence ATGACCGCTAATTCTAATCCCTCCCAAGGGCAAAACGCCGCTAATTTCTCCATGGATGATTTTGCTCAAGCCCTAGAGCAGGAACAATATGACTATCATTTTAATAAAGGAGAAATAGTAAAAGGGAAAGTATTTCAACATGATCCCAGTGGCGTTTATGTAGATATTGGCGGTAAATCTCCCGGATTTGTTCCCCTCAGTGAAGCTGCATGGCAATCTTTTGGTGATGTGAGCGAAGTTCTACCCCTTGACCAAGAGTTTGAATTTTTGATTATCAAAGAACAAGATTCTGAAGGACAGGTAAAACTTTCCCGTCGTCAGTTATATATTGATCAGGCTTGGGATAATTTAACCGAAGTCCAAGAAAAAGGCAAACTGGTACAAATGCTGGTAACAGGGGTAAATCGTGGTGGTGTCATTGGACAGATTGATGGTTTACGGGCTTTTATTCCTCGATCGCACCTCATCGAAAAAGAAAACTTTGAAGAGTTAGTAGATCAAACTCTTCCTGCTAATATTTTACAGTTGGATCGAGGACAAAATAAAATTGTTCTTACCCAAAGAAATATTGCCAAATCTTCTGCCATGGCACAACTACAAGAGCATCAGGTGGTACAAGGTAAGGTGGTAAAATTGCAACCCTACGGCGTATTTGTGGATTTTGGCGGCGTGGCAGGATTGCTACACATTAAACAAATTAGTGGCGGACATATCGACTCAGTGAGTCATATTTTTAAGGTAGGAGAAGAAATTAAAGTGGTGGTGATGGAAATCGATACGGTCAAAAATCGCATTTCTCTTTCTACCAAAGTTTTGGAAACCTATCCAGGGGAATTTTTAGAAAAACGAGAGTTGGTGATGGACACTGCGGAGGAAAGATGGGCAAATCATCAAACGAAAAAGGAAGAAAGTAGCAATTAA